In Gracilimonas sp., a single window of DNA contains:
- a CDS encoding serine hydrolase domain-containing protein, with translation MKFIRAFLLSILILTSIISCVPQENESAFIYAPDQEMITAVDEVMERQIELGRIAGGVVMISRGDSIITEKAWGWKNREEEEPMETHHLFRIASMTKVITSTAILQLYEDGKLSLDDPVEKYIPEFDDPVVLTEFNEETGDYETRPASRDITIHDLLTHTSGVAYGFTSSTFSTIFSNAGVPNLGSEEELTIGESMATLGDLPLAHDPGEQFTYGLNTDVLGRVVEVASGRTLADYFSTHIFEPLNLDDIGFYHPGREEDLTRLYTIEDSTLVVYPEEDYGMITPNFPVSGAMTYYSGGAGLTASTSDYLTFLSALHNDGSFNGTRILERETVDLMTENQIGELDLNGNKFGYGLMITTEEGYEEGKRSVGSLSWGGAFQSTYWMDPEHDMLVVMMTQVIPALGQGEFYDSFERAIYKSIKTE, from the coding sequence ATGAAATTTATTCGTGCTTTTTTGTTATCAATTCTGATCCTTACTTCGATCATTTCTTGTGTGCCGCAAGAAAATGAGTCAGCATTTATATATGCTCCGGATCAGGAAATGATCACTGCTGTAGATGAGGTGATGGAACGCCAGATCGAACTTGGACGAATTGCCGGAGGCGTGGTTATGATATCAAGAGGAGACAGCATCATTACCGAAAAAGCTTGGGGTTGGAAGAACAGAGAGGAAGAAGAGCCAATGGAAACCCACCATCTGTTTCGCATTGCTTCTATGACAAAAGTAATTACCTCAACAGCTATACTACAGCTTTATGAAGATGGAAAGCTATCTTTGGATGATCCTGTTGAAAAGTACATCCCCGAATTTGATGATCCGGTTGTTTTGACCGAATTCAATGAAGAAACCGGTGATTATGAAACCCGTCCGGCTTCCAGAGATATTACCATCCATGATCTCCTCACCCACACATCAGGTGTTGCCTATGGATTTACGAGCAGTACCTTTAGTACGATCTTCAGTAACGCAGGTGTTCCTAATCTTGGCTCTGAAGAAGAACTCACCATTGGGGAATCAATGGCTACTTTGGGAGATCTGCCATTGGCTCACGACCCTGGGGAGCAATTTACTTATGGTTTGAATACAGATGTACTTGGGCGGGTTGTTGAAGTTGCATCAGGACGGACATTGGCTGATTATTTCTCTACACATATATTTGAGCCACTGAATCTGGATGATATTGGGTTCTATCATCCGGGTCGTGAGGAAGATCTTACACGGTTATATACCATCGAAGATAGCACCTTGGTCGTATATCCGGAGGAGGATTATGGAATGATCACTCCAAATTTCCCGGTCAGCGGGGCAATGACCTACTATTCAGGTGGGGCGGGTTTAACGGCCTCCACAAGTGATTATCTGACTTTCTTGTCAGCATTACACAATGATGGAAGTTTCAACGGAACCCGGATTTTAGAGCGAGAGACCGTTGACCTGATGACTGAAAATCAGATCGGAGAGCTTGATCTAAACGGAAATAAGTTTGGTTATGGATTGATGATCACAACTGAGGAAGGGTATGAGGAAGGAAAACGATCAGTGGGAAGCCTGAGCTGGGGAGGAGCTTTTCAAAGCACATATTGGATGGATCCTGAACACGATATGCTGGTTGTGATGATGACACAAGTAATACCGGCTTTGGGGCAGGGTGAGTTTTACGATAGCTTTGAACGAGCGATATATAAATCCATTAAAACAGAATGA